The Geotrypetes seraphini chromosome 12, aGeoSer1.1, whole genome shotgun sequence nucleotide sequence ctaCCCGTGAACCAGGAATAGGGaattactttggtaggatttttctgccctttcagtatggctgggaaacattgtatcaccaaagctgctgctcagattacatcttctgtctctgtgcagacagaaaatgttacccaggcagagggagtagttccatgtacaagctgtcttcagcttgaatccctcaagAAGGAAGTaaaaactgagagaggaggtggcaagactaagAAGAAtcagtgagaatgagaggtacatcgatgaaatgattcatgaggcgtcaaagatttacagcagtggggaagaagaggtctgtgctgagggaaggcagctggactcagattacggaacactgcaagattggtactgtgactcccccCAATCTttaactgaagaaccggtatgctgttctggaagtggaggagatgagagcatcccaaggagaagaaggaccaaagcttgagatcccaaaaattactggatccatgaccactaggaggcgtaaggtagtggtagttggcaattcccttctgaggggtacagaagcgtccatctgcagaccagacatgatgtcatgagaggtatgctgtctacctggtgccaggctttaaactagaagtgatggggcagggtgatcaaagctcctgggtgaatataagccctcaggtaagtaaatcattgaatacctctacacggatggggaaagagggcaatgtctggaaagcagtatatactaatgctcgaagtatgggaaacaagattctggatctagaagctgtgatggaagaagaagaGTTgtatatagtggcgatcacggagacgtggttcacggagaaccatgactaggatgtagttatactggaaAGACAGGataagaagaaaaggagggggagtagtgttatatgttaaaggtcatattaaagccacacaattgcaaggtctgcagggcaaggaagaggtactgtgaatcaatttggaaagagggaatggtgaatatatttatattggtgtgatattCAGGCccccttcacagacggaagaaatagatagagatttaatagtagacattcagaatatatctaaaaaaaaggggaagtcttactaatacatgtactttggaggaaaggcaggagaggggagatataataaagatttttaaatacctatgagccaagtctctttcaattgaaaggaaactctggattgagggggcataggatgaaggtgaaaagggatagattcagaagtaaccttagaaaatacttttttttacagaaagggtgttaaatgcttggaatggccttcTGCTGGAGGTGGTTGAGacaaaaaatgtttctgaattcaagaaagcttggaacaagtatgttggatctctaagggaaaggaagggtaGTAGGCAGCATGGTTAGGCAGATTGGAaaggccatatgatctttatctaccttaatttttctctttttctaaggcTACAAGGCATatcttggtggccatttttaGAGCCAGTATTATTGAGGTGGAAGTGAGTGGGCATCATTCCTGCTTCACTAGACCACAGGGACCCACCAGTAAGCCCAAAGGAGTAGGTCAGGGGAGTTGGAGATGGGGAGCTGCAGGAGGAAGCCTCATTGTCCCTTCTGCCCTCCATGGGGCTTTGGCCTTGGGAAGGGTGGGTACTTGCCCATACTTGGAGGAGGTGTATTAGGGGAAGTCCCATAGGCTGTTCTTCTGGTAGACGTCTCCTATTGGAGGAGTTGCTGCCATGGGGAGTGGATGCCATGGCAGGGGGCAAGGATGCCACAGGGGTCTCCTTTTGGGGGAGAGTCTGTGTCAGGGGAGTATTAGCTGCAGGGATGCCATGAAGGTAGGGAGGATTGGatgttgaacataagaatagccttactgggtcagactaatggtccagcccagtagcccgtcctcacggtggccaatccaggtcactagtacctggcaaaaaaacccaaaagtagcaacattctatgctaccaatccagggcaagcagtggctttgtctcaataacagacttatggactttttctccaggaaattgtccaaacctttcttaaaactagctacgttaACTGTGGTATTCGTGGGGAAGGCTCAAGGCAGGTCCAAACACTggtatttaagtttcaagtttcaagttttattgaatttgataaatcgcctattttgtACTAAGCGAGcaacaattaaaaaaagaaaagctgtACATAGCTTTAGAAGAGGTACATAAAAACTTCAGACAGATGATACAGACACACTAGAGAaacaatgggaaggggtaaagtaggttaaagttacatattgCGTTTCTCGGAGGAGAAGAAAGTGAAAATATGgtaggaaaaaacattagggttgGGGGTTTAGAAAGTCATATTGAGAGGAGTTAAGAATAAAAAGAAAGAGGGATTATTTAAAATTACtggttaaaaaattaaaaataataatgagcgagaaggttttaaatattaaaagaagttttaaaaaggaaagtttttaggtTGGATTTAAATAAGTTAAGGTCTTTGATTTCTCTAATGTataaaggaagggcattccaagtaaGGGGAGCCATGACTGAGAATATGTCGTGACGTCTAGTTCCGATGATCTTTAGGGAAGGTACAGTTTACATCTGCCTGTTACAGTAGGCACTAACATTGACATCTATCTTTTTCAATACAGACATGGGTTTCCTATGTGAAACTGGGAATACATGTCTGTCTGAAGGCTCACCCAGGATACTCTTTCTCTATGCTCCTTGACATGTACTGTAAATGTAGGAATGGCACCTGTTTTGAAATTGCATTTAAACATCGGGGCCTCTCCAGATGTTTAATGCGGTCATGTTTCTCAAATAAGGACCTTTACTTCTAGGCTAAAAGGCAATAAAATGTGGCTATTTTGCAAGTGAATGTAGAATTTTGATAGCCATTGTATTCACCGATATCTTGGCATGAAGAAAGGATATTTAGATGTATTTAAACtgctttaaatgttttattttaagaCTATCACATTCACCACCATCTTAACGTCCTTCTAACTTTAtggtttttgtcttttttttcctttacttgcAGCGGCAGCATGGGCTGAGAATTATACAGCGGATGTGAACATGGCAGGGATAAAAGGCAACTTGAGGTTTGACTCCGTTCTTCAAACGCTAATGATAAATCTGACTGGCTTGTGTGAACAGACAGTCTTCTCCGTGCATCCATACCCTGTCGTGTATGGCCACGTCACATATCCTTGCCACGAGGAGAATATCGGCGACCAGCTGTTTCAGTTCGCTGTAAATGATACTAGTCAACCTGTGAGCATACAAAATCTATATCAGAAGCACAACAATAACTTGGCAGATTTCTCGATCCTGGTAGAATCCTGTGGCCTTAAAGCATGCGCCACAGTAAGGACAAAAGCAAACTCACCACAGACTTGGCATGCAAAATTTTATACTTCTCTCGCTGGTGAGGTGCATTTTCGACAGCATAACAGTGAAGGGCCTTTGATCGTTTTGACCGATTTAATTGCACTTGATGGGGAACATAGTCTGGGACTCTCAGCCACTCTGCGTTTGTCATCGAGTTGTGATCCACAAATAAAAATCCAGGATGAGCAGAGCCCAATTGTCCATATTCCGATAAAAGTTGGCACACCTCAGAAAAAGGTGAAGTCCCGCATGGAATTGCCTATGACTGCAATCAAGAGCTTTGTTCTTCTGAATAGCAAAGATCAGTGGTTATGTGCTGAAATAAGGGAACTGCTGCCTTTAAATGCAACCACCCTCATTAATATGAAGGGAACCAAAGGTTCTTTCCACTTCAGACAGAATTCCCCATTTCATCCTACAGAACTTGAAGTGAAGCTGAAGAACCTTAGCAACGACATCAGTTATTTTCATGTTCACCAGTACCCAGTCCCACAGAGAAAATCTGCAGAAGACAACCTGTGCAGTGAAAGCAACACAGGTGGTCACTGGAACCCCTTCGGAATAAATATCAGTGTGCCAACATACCCCAAAGCACTTGCAGGAACCCATGACCAATATGAACTGGGAGATCTCAGTGGGCGGTATGGGTCTTTACAGGGCCAAAAGGATTTTGAATCTACGTATATAGACTGGAACTTGCCTCTTTTTGGCAGAAATAGTATTATTGGGCGCTCCATCGTCATCCATAAATCGGACAATTCAAGAATTCTTTGCGGTAATATTGAGCATGAGGGTGAAATAACCACAGCGGTTGCTGTGTTTCGACAGACAGTGGTTGGCAGGATTATCTTCAGGCAGATGAAAAATAATCCTTACGCCGACCTGTCTATTTTCATTGAACTCTCATATAGCAACTCCTCAAAGCCAACAACCACAAACCATAATTGGCATGTCCATGAGTTCCCAATCAGTACAGAAATGGACTCCAGCAAGGAGGCATGCAACAGCACTCATGGACATTTCAATCCTTACAGAGCCAGCAACAGTAATTACAGCTTGGAGTGTCACCCCCTCAACCCATTCCGATGTGAAGTAGGAGATTTTTCGGGAAAACATATGCCCATCCAGCTCCCCAACCACACAAGACTAGGCCAAGCAAAAAGTTTTTTCACGGACACTACATCTGCTCTCT carries:
- the LOC117346857 gene encoding uncharacterized protein LOC117346857: MAGIKGNLRFDSVLQTLMINLTGLCEQTVFSVHPYPVVYGHVTYPCHEENIGDQLFQFAVNDTSQPVSIQNLYQKHNNNLADFSILVESCGLKACATVRTKANSPQTWHAKFYTSLAGEVHFRQHNSEGPLIVLTDLIALDGEHSLGLSATLRLSSSCDPQIKIQDEQSPIVHIPIKVGTPQKKVKSRMELPMTAIKSFVLLNSKDQWLCAEIRELLPLNATTLINMKGTKGSFHFRQNSPFHPTELEVKLKNLSNDISYFHVHQYPVPQRKSAEDNLCSESNTGGHWNPFGINISVPTYPKALAGTHDQYELGDLSGRYGSLQGQKDFESTYIDWNLPLFGRNSIIGRSIVIHKSDNSRILCGNIEHEGEITTAVAVFRQTVVGRIIFRQMKNNPYADLSIFIELSYSNSSKPTTTNHNWHVHEFPISTEMDSSKEACNSTHGHFNPYRASNSNYSLECHPLNPFRCEVGDFSGKHMPIQLPNHTRLGQAKSFFTDTTSALSGFASIVGRSVVIHGANGALDRLSCANVTILHPVIGKTERWFGGGQATGGFQVSQNLDLDSTLIKVNFSDLNDLNGGYHVHILPIKQISLEACADNHIKGHFNPFHVDITSSPAPANGTVDQYEVGDISGKFGMLTGKNFLLEDYIDPGLPLSGPYSILGRSLVIHYINGSRMQCSNIQPQNTEDGEWLRAEAVFTGRLKGKVLLAQQIFPDGSASDVTIEVDLQAADTNFSNVSELQWYIQENSRQCVGDGEPYNPYNIFRHAGYGSSCSPVYPLHCAVGDMLRKHGSVTLGQRQLFTDSNLPLAGDFTVTGRVLLLKSGSEVLGCTRILPDGPVIDLMFPKLSTSSRYEFRNAISEALQIPLWRVTLLSKDPADSSPASCRERKFFVIGYNDKEKLESIKGKLGKFSSSALCSDPIVHGKALTVTPSKLFSLWILPVLFMWS